A region from the Aegilops tauschii subsp. strangulata cultivar AL8/78 chromosome 5, Aet v6.0, whole genome shotgun sequence genome encodes:
- the LOC120965468 gene encoding uncharacterized protein: MQLSAISVTISRRYMLEQAIKRIRATMHAFELTDDDDATVMASVKIDLQPHSKSILPTQQVFFGESTQFASDAVESACSAALSYLLMTGIIMIDDYNSADLNNCQRQLKAEQFWSSELYDRVESFKKQLSSLTTTKKRPRSESNDDSTPTAKCVNKSEDGLNDTPGSLPPNKETSTNETDHSSSKEIISQPVARRALLFKD, translated from the exons ATGCAGCTCTCTGCCATCTCTGTTACCATTAGCAGAAGGTATATGCTTGAACAGGCTATCAAGCGAATCCGCGCTACAATGCATGCATTTGAGCTAACTGATGATGATGATGCCACGGTGATGGCATCAGTGAAAATCGATCTACAACCTCACAGCAAAAGCATATTGCCAACCCAACAGGTGTTCTTTGGAGAATCAACTCAATTTGCCAGCGACGCTGTTGAATCAGCATGTTCTGCTGCTTTGTCCTATCTGTTGATGACGGGCATAATTATGATAGATGACTACAACTCAGCAGATCTCAATAATTGCCAGAGACAACTCAAAGCTGAGCAGTTCTGGTCATCAGAGCTATATGATCGTGTGGAGTCGTTTAAAAAACAGCTCAGCTCCTTGACTACAACAAAGAAGAGGCCTCGTTCAGAGAGTAATGATGATAGCACTCCAACAGCTAAATGTGTGAATAAATCAGAG GATGGCCTCAACGACACTCCGGGTTCGCTGCCGCCAAACAAAGAAACATCAACCAA TGAAACAGATCACAGCTCCAGCAAAGAAATAATATCTCAGCCTGTTGCCCGCAGAGCTTTACTCTTTAAAGACTAA
- the LOC141023221 gene encoding uncharacterized protein, translating to MASVPISSKILLDAMLEKVGLPGATYSASPTDGSRLQVTVTFYPIKIRLKRSPVKVSISTSEHQDLEEPQDYVAAAAIKYMDAYEGVVPKDYSYDQLKAVEKTNALLYQQLKAMKRDNACLRQKLKESIGKNKLLSKGSDGSLDTEQSVANNLKHLVSSRMSPGSGPDDLELNNVLLNVEANSEHLQQCTNDTMVNLQIKVCQPKAMEIHRHTRN from the coding sequence ATGGCTTCTGTTCCAATTTCATCTAAGATCCTGCTTGATGCTATGTTAGAGAAGGTTGGCCTGCCAGGGGCCACCTACTCAGCAAGCCCAACAGATGGTTCCCGTCTGCAAGTCACTGTTACCTTCTATCCAATCAAGATCAGGCTCAAGCGTTCACCTGTCAAGGTTTCCATTTCTACCTCGGAGCACCAAGATCTTGAGGAACCTCAAGATTATGTAGCTGCAGCAGCAATTAAATACATGGATGCTTATGAGGGCGTGGTTCCAAAAGACTATAGTTATGATCAACTGAAGGCTGTGGAAAAAACAAATGCACTGTTGTATCAGCAGCTTAAGGCAATGAAGAGGGACAACGCATGTCTGAGACAGAAGCTAAAAGAGAGCATTGGAAAAAACAAACTCCTGAGCAAAGGATCGGATGGATCCCTAGACACAGAACAGAGCGTCGCCAACAATCTTAAGCATTTGGTCAGTAGCAGGATGAGCCCAGGATCTGGTCCAGATGACCTGGAGCTTAACAATGTTCTTCTCAATGTAGAGGCCAACAGCGAACATCTTCAGCAGTGCACTAATGACACAATGGTTAACCTTCAGATAAAGGTCTGTCAACCCAAGGCGATGGAAATCCACCGTCACACCCGGAACTAA
- the LOC109757633 gene encoding uncharacterized protein, whose translation MRGSRTDPVDINSDGSTDSSSDEHSNSSSDGCADSSSDEGMRMSSDEVMYISSDEGRHISSDEGGDTSSDESVYTSSDEGVYTSSDEDSYRSFDGGAHTTSSKGVHKRMKVKKPWKVCMSVCDRPKHYTVGYNPDSNGRWMYSKNLKMSMCARKRLSHYIKSVKPAIGHYVCEMNKTFTKAGQRMYFSTSFTKEYLVDFITTPVDGVKIKLSVGRCARRVRLINGVDNRAAITHNWSDFAKEAKLTKGEICVFSVRACKGKPEFTIHKI comes from the exons ATGAGGGGATCTCGAACCGATCCTGTGGACATCAACTCTGATGGAAGCACTGACAGTAGCTCTGATGAACACTCGAATAGCAGCTCAGATGGGTGTGCTGATAGCTCCTCTGATGAAGGAATGCGTATGAGCTCCGATGAAGTGATGTACATCAGCTCTGATGAAGGAAGGCACATAAGCTCTGATGAAGGCGGGGACACCAGCTCAGATGAAAGCGTATACACCAGCTCTGATGAAGGTGTATACACGAGCTCTGACGAAGATTCATACAGGAGCTTTGATGGAGGTGCACATACCACCTCTTCTAAAG GAGTGCATAAGCGGATGAAGGTAAAGAAGCCTTGGAAGGTATGCATGTCCGTGTGTGACCGTCCTAAACATTACACAGTTG GCTATAATCCAGACTCTAATGGTAGATGGATGTATTCAAAGAATTTGAAGATGTCAATGTGTGCTCGGAAGCGTCTCAGCCACTATATTAAGTCAGTTAAGCCTGCTATTGGCCACTACGTGTGTGAGATGAACAAAACCTTTACCAAGGCTGGGCAGAGAATG TACTTCTCTACTTCCTTCACTAAAGAGTATCTGGTGGATTTCATTACCACTCCAGTTGATGGGGTGAAGATCAAGCTATCAGTTGGTCGGTGTGCAAGACGTGTTCGCCTTATTAATGGCGTGGACAACAGGGCCGCCATAACACATAACTGGAGTGACTTTGCAAAGGAAGCAAAGCTGACAAAAGGGGAAATATGTGTTTTCTCTGTTCGAGCTTGCAAAGGGAAACCAGAATTCACCATTCACAAGATTTAG